One part of the Malus sylvestris chromosome 2, drMalSylv7.2, whole genome shotgun sequence genome encodes these proteins:
- the LOC126590216 gene encoding outer envelope pore protein 37, chloroplastic: MAESITPILPNNPNPNYQGPATGTVPPSPPPSLPLTGSPPPPPPPAAASRTPIVFSFPKRPSVRLTSEFDSDSSVFFHKVSCKLLDSLAKLKLSFSNNHKGELSPPQLTFVSKNLSVHHNFEDQSTLLNGSVDVGQRLHLRATHDLQAQEGEATMVTKLADPGYALELSSPVPYVGLPKATLKFPLGEVSVEEKEEEEKQRMLSINGIVKGHILNGLCTAHYADEDLKLRYLYKDEEMSLIPTLRLPSNALSFAFKRRFGPSDKLSYWYNFDSNYWSAVYKHTYGKDLKLKAGYDSEVRLGWASLWVGDEGGKAKTAPMKMKVQFMLQVPQDDIRSSALMFRVKKRWDI; the protein is encoded by the exons ATGGCAGAGTCAATCACACCCATCCTTCCTAACAATCCTAACCCTAATTACCAGGGCCCCGCAACTGGAACtgttcctccttctcctccacCTTCATTGCCACTAACTGGATCACCACCGCCGCCGCCCCCGCCAGCCGCAGCTTCGAGGACTCCCATCGTATTCAGCTTCCCCAAGAGGCCTTCGGTTCGACTCACTTCCGAGTTCGACAGCGACTCCTCCGTCTTCTTCCACAAGGTCTCTTGCAAGCTGCTCGACAGCCTCGCCAAGCTGAAGCTCTCCTTCAGCAACAACCACAAGGGCGAACTCTCTCCGCCGCAGTTGACATTTGTCTCTAAGAACCTCTCCGTTCACCACAACTTCGAAGATCAATCTACCCTCCTCAACGGTTCCGTCGATGTTGGCCAGAGATTGCATCTCCGTGCTACCCATGATCTCCAG GCACAAGAAGGAGAGGCTACCATGGTCACGAAGCTTGCTGACCCTGGCTATGCACTTGAGCTCTCTTCTCCTGTTCCTTATGTTGGTTTG CCGAAAGCTACCCTAAAGTTCCCCCTGGGTGAAGTTTCTGtcgaggagaaagaagaagaggagaagcAGAGAATGTTATCAATTAATGGAATAGTAAAAGGCCATATTTTGAACGGGTTGTGCACTGCTCATTATGCAGATGAAGATTTGAAGTTGCGGTATTTATACAAG GACGAGGAGATGTCTTTGATTCCAACCCTTCGTCTGCCTTCGAATGCATTGTCATTTGCTTTCAAGCGTCGGTTTGGTCCTTCTGACAAGTTGAG CTACTGGTACAATTTTGATTCCAACTACTGGAGCGCGGTATACAAGCACACATACGGCAAGGATTTGAAACTTAAAGCTGGTTACGATTCAGAGGTGCGCCTTGGCTGGGCATCTCTTTGG GTTGGAGATGAAGGTGGGAAAGCAAAGACAGCCCCGATGAAGATGAAagttcaattcatgcttcaagTGCCGCAAGATGACATTCGATCATCGGCTTTGATGTTCCGGGTTAAAAAGAGATGGGACATATAA
- the LOC126590208 gene encoding la-related protein 6B-like, translating into MAEGESPSSDCLSDPSLSRNVSFSRLNAQAAEFIPNRSATAHASAPAAPPAAVGQVHVYPPPPPPPPSAPFHVPIQAVPPPPPPPPLVVPVPVHPHHHLPVQYHHHNQYHYSGFGDQEVAVQQKQKHQHHQPQQLGEQAQADRVSSSSKTHRLSDEATSKILNQVEYYFSDLNLATTDHLMRFINKDPEGYVPISVVASFKKIKALINSNSQLATVLRNSSKLVVHEDGKKVRRQHPLTQLDMEELQSRIVVAENLPEDHCHQNLMKVFSAAGSVKTIRTCQPQGSNSGASSASRSAKADGMLFSNKLHAFVEYESPEIAENAVAELNDEANWRSGLRVRLMLGRASKPAQVRGKKGQDGEVQLEEEDASTPEQQANEKQSVDSSQQSDIHPHEHEERTNSLKYGEEHGNDKEVGQRKGRNKGRGKGRGRGQYHHNNHQNHHNNNRGNHAGHPPNSSVGSMEHAGVTKQPPGPRMPDGTRGFAMGRGKPVTVNIA; encoded by the exons atggcagaggGTGAATCCCCGTCGTCCGATTGTCTATCAGATCCATCCCTATCCCGAAACGTTTCCTTCAGTCGCCTCAACGCCCAGGCGGCGGAGTTCATCCCCAATCGCAGCGCCACTGCGCACGCATCCGCACCGGCAGCGCCTCCTGCGGCTGTAGGTCAAGTCCACGTCtaccctccgccgccgccgccgccgccttcGGCCCCCTTCCATGTCCCGATCCAGGCcgtccctcctcctcctcctcctcctcctctcgtGGTTCCGGTCCCAGTTCATCCGCATCATCACTTGCCGGTCCAGTACCATCATCACAATCAGTATCATTACTCTGGATTTGGAGACCAGGAAGTGGCCGTACAGCAGAAACAGAAGCATCAGCATCATCAGCCGCAGCAGTTGGGGGAGCAAGCTCAGGCGGATCGTGTTTCCTCCTCCTCCAAGACTCACAGGCTTTCCGATGAAGCCACCTCCAAGATTTTGAATCAG GTGGAGTATTATTTCAGCGACTTAAACTTGGCTACTACTGATCATCTTATGAGGTTCATAAACAAAGATCCTGAAGGATATG TGCCAATCTCTGTTGTTGCATCTTTCAAGAAGATTAAGGCCCTCATAAATAGTAATTCTCAGCTTGCAACTGTATTGCGCAACTCTTCAAAGCTG GTAGTTcatgaagatggaaagaaagTTAGACGTCAGCATCCCCTCACTCAGTTAGATATGGAAGAATTGCAA TCTCGCATAGTTGTTGCTGAAAATTTGCCTGAGGATCATTGCCACCAAAACCTCATGAAGGTTTTCTCCGCTGCTGGGAG TGTGAAGACAATCCGGACCTGCCAGCCACAAGGCTCCAATAGTGGTGCTTCCTCGGCATCCCGATCTGCAAAAGCAGATGGCATGCTTTTCAGTAACAAG TTACATGCATTTGTGGAATATGAATCCCCTGAGATAGCGGAGAACGCT GTTGCAGAGCTTAATGATGAGGCAAACTGGAGGAGTGGCCTTAGAGTCCGTTTAATGCTTGGGCGAGCG TCAAAACCTGCTCAAGTGCGTGGGAAAAAGGGGCAGGATGGGGAAGTGCAGTTAGAGGAAGAAGATGCTTCTACCCCTGAACAACAGGCAAATGAGAAACAGTCAGTAGATTCTTCCCAACAGTCTGATATCCATCCACATGAACACGAAGAGAGAACAAACTCATTGAAATAT GGAGAGGAGCATGGCAATGACAAGGAGGTTGGGCAGAGAAAAGGGCGTAATAAAGGCCGTGGCAAGGGGCGTGGGCGAGGTCAATACCATCATAATAACCATCAGAACCATCATAATAATAATCGTGGAAATCATGCGGGGCATCCTCCTAACAGTTCAGTTGGGAGTATGGAGCATGCAGGTGTAACGAAGCAGCCTCCTGGGCCGCGTATGCCTGACGGCACAAGGGGATTTGCAATGGGTCGGGGGAAGCCAGTTACTGTTAATATCGCCTAA